The genomic segment GAGCTGATGAACATGGTGAATGAGTTACTTGGAATACAGTATAATATCGCAAAAGCAAACAGAACCGACAGAAAGGTTCAGAATCTTGCAGCCTACATCAATGCGGATACGCTGAGAGCAATCCATAAGACTATGGACAGAAAGAAAGCGTATGGGATTGATAAGGTGACAAAAGAAGATTACGAAAAGAATCTGGAAGAAAATCTCGCAAATCTTGTGAAAAGGATGAAAAACGGAAGTTATCGCCCGCATCCAACAAGGCGTGTTTATATTCCGAAGGAAACAAAAGGCAAAATGAGACCGCTTGGAATCTCCTGTTATGAAGACAAACTGGTGGAAAATGCGATTGCACAGATACTGGAGCAGATTTATGAACCGAAGTTTTATAATGAGAGCTTTGGATTCCGCCCGAACAGGAACTGCCATCAGGCAGTAAGGGAAATCATAGAGATGGTGCAGTATCGAAAGACAAACTATGTGGTAGAAGCAGACATTAAAGGTTTCTTTGATAATGTAGACCATGAATGGCTGATGAAGATGTTGGCACATGATATAGCAGACCGGAAATTTCTTGAGATTATAGAGAAATTCCTGAAAGCCGGAGTCATGGAAAATGGCAAATATCTCGACAGCGAACGGGGAACCCCACAGGGAAATGGAGCAAGTCCGATACTTGCAAATATATACCTGCATTATGTATTGGATAAC from the Blautia wexlerae DSM 19850 genome contains:
- the ltrA gene encoding group II intron reverse transcriptase/maturase, producing MEKRAVHFIASRTKNYADKRELMNMVNELLGIQYNIAKANRTDRKVQNLAAYINADTLRAIHKTMDRKKAYGIDKVTKEDYEKNLEENLANLVKRMKNGSYRPHPTRRVYIPKETKGKMRPLGISCYEDKLVENAIAQILEQIYEPKFYNESFGFRPNRNCHQAVREIIEMVQYRKTNYVVEADIKGFFDNVDHEWLMKMLAHDIADRKFLEIIEKFLKAGVMENGKYLDSERGTPQGNGASPILANIYLHYVLDNWFDVIVKRQCKGECYLIRYCDDFVCCFQNQYEAEIFKQRLEERFVKYGLELAGEKTKILEFGRFARHNRKARGERKPDTFDFLGFIFYCGMDGKREFFRCRVKTSKKKFRSKIKAMKEWIKAHRAMPLELIFKTVNAKLRGHYQYYGVTDNTREVKNFLVQTKWLLYKWLNRRSQKRSYTSDTYFNGLLRTFPLLEPSIKVSLFYR